The Ptychodera flava strain L36383 chromosome 16, AS_Pfla_20210202, whole genome shotgun sequence region GTGGCATTGTCTTTTGACGCACACGCAGTTCTGCGGCACATCTATAAAGCATTGCAAGCCATTAGCTTCACTAAAACTTCTATCGGACGAttgtttccttctttctttgtttctcCTAAACTAAGGTTTGTATAAAAAGTTAGTGCAACCTTATTTAGTCATCatatatttttgataaagtGCTATGCATTTATCCCGAATGACTTTACTTACCAAATCGGGCATGTGTTCTATTTCCCTATCATATTCAGCATATACAGCATAAATATGCCGGGGTCAAATCTGATGACACCTGGATGGACGCTGTCGGACCATATCGAAGAATTTCGGAGTAAGATTGCACTCAAAGGTATGTATATAAGAAAACAGTGCTGTCATCAAAATACTGAGTGACGTCGATTTATGAAGAATACAAGACAACGTTAgataaatgaatttttattcatcattttcaagccatcttcattttttttcttttttgctcTCTTCATATAAGGAATACAAGGCCCTGCTAATTCAGTTCGGGTTTAACTCTTAATCGCTAATTCGAACGATCTCCAGTCTGATAAGTGGTTAATTTTCAAACATGAAAACTGTTACAACGGATActgtatcttttaatttcacAGATCGAGACCATAGGGCGTACTTGGAGAGTTCTCAGATTGCCAAGAAACGTAATGAAGAACACATTTTGCATCTGAGAAAGCAGTGTAAGGAGAAACGCATCGAGCTTGCCAACAGCAATAACGTGAgtcgctttgaaattttgttatcTAATGCTTTCCACTTCGATAAATCAAAGTTGCAAGGAGAAGCTGGCATTTGCAATGTCATCGATTGCATGTGGTAGACTTCGTTTCTCACCCTCCCCCGCACTGGCTTCTTCTTACATCTCCCCTCCCGTACTTCCCGCCATTTCTCTTTACTTTTAACTCTTTCAATCTCTTACAGGGCGATGAGACGGTTATTCAAACGGTATTTGAAAACAGGCAAAGAGAACGATTGTCACTGCAGAGAAATACCGCCGAGGTGAGCACgggtcatttatttatttatttatttatttattatttatttattggttggttggttggttggttggttaaAGGTTGGTTCTTTTATTTAGTTAGTTAGTAACGGTTAGttagttatttttatttgttcgattgtttgtttatttgttttgttgtttctctCTATTTATTTTCTTACTCTTTTTTTCCAAGATGCCTGttctttacaatttttgaactGACTGTTTTTCCTTTTTACCTGATTTCCTACAGCAAGCGATCGCTGCCATCGATCAAAAATTCTGCGAGAAGGCGAAGCTTCTGAACCTCATGACCTATCAAAGCGAGCAGAAGGAGAAGCGCTTGGAGGAACTACAGGCCATGTACAAGAGGAATAAAAAACTGGAGTCTCAGAGCAAAGCTACAGACGAGAACGACTCTCAACAGGTATGAATGTTTATGTTTTATGTGAACAATGGGCGTCAACAAAATTATTCGTTGACCGAGTGATTCATATTTCAAGGACTTACCCTTTCTCGCttccatttttttcttcagCGGATAAGAAAGTTGGAAAACCGCCTGGACAAGGCCAAGATAAAGATTTCAACGGCCATGAAGATACAGGTCAATTACAGAGACATTCTATCACGTCTGGCAGAAGTAAGTAGTACAGCAGCTGTAGTTACGACGTTTTGGACCTCAATTCATACTTTTTCTATGATAGTAATAACTAATTAAGGATGATTCTTGCCAGGATTAATAATTAAGCACATGGAATGAGTGCTATTTGCGCGTACCTAGAATGCtcctggggacagatattctgactctaaattttttcaatacttttctggccTACCGCTTGTAGGGCTCGTGGAATAAATGTTTCACCTTAATTTTTCCCACttggttggcggccatttttttttaaatatcggtaattttatgatgatttatttctctagtacccaaTTTTTCATGATGATCCTTGATGTTTATTcctgatttcgaaagagaatgattCAAATTTTCCTTGGAAATGTCTGAGGTGCGTTTACTCATaacatggaggtaaaaaaaattacctCCGTGCCAAAGCGATATTGCTTGGATCAGTTGTTGAGGCTTAAGTGGTCCTGTACTATACCTGGTCCTTTTGATTCGTCAGGTCATGTGAAAATAACCTTGAGAAGTCACAGTTTCTCCTACACACTATATTAAAATACGCgacaaatttttgtacacccTTGATATCTCTAGGAAAGTCATATTTTCCCCGGTCACGTCCGTTCTTTGGAGAGCGCCTTGGAAGAGCAGAAAACAGAATTGGAAGAACTTCGGGAAATCAACGCCGATGCGCAGGCTGGCAGAGAGTTGACCAAGGCAAACCTGACCAAACTGGAACACGAGGTAGTAGCTGCACGCCGTCAGAGAGACAAGTCTCTGAACGCCAAGAAGAAGCAAGCCGAGAAACAGAAAGATGCTGCCGAGAGGAGCGAAAAGCGCCAGCTACGGGCGACTTTACAAACAGCTGATGATTTTAGCAATGGTATGCATTTGGCCCATATGAAATTCCTGCAAGGTAGTGGTAGGCGAGGTTTGTATGCAAGCGTGTGTGTGTGAGCACGTGTTGAATACTCTTTATCGTTTTATTTATTGTGTTTTGTCTTTAGCCCTAACGTAGgttgtacatgtattgttatgAGGTCTGACGTGTGAAGAACGCGAATGGTATGAGGTATGAAGTCGAGGGATGTTAAAGTAAGTCATACCGAGCATGTCACCATCGGCAATATGTTGAATTAAATTGCCAACAAACTATACgcatgttttcaaaattggttCGGTAAATCATGTGAAAGAATAAATGACGTGCAATTATTTCGAGAactataaaattttcgatttattTGCCAAATACAACACGAAAAACAGGGTGAAGATCGCATATTTTACGCATAGTCTCTATTCACATATGTGTAAAATACGTAAAAGGGTTGAAACATCGGTGTGACATTTGCCTTGACAAGCTCTGCTTATTGAAAGATGTAAACTGAGACTCATGTATGGTACGTTACCATAGCACGACCTGTAAGTTGGCTTTTTGCTCAGATTTGGTTCAAGACGGTGAATGAAAGATAATAACTCCCTTGAAACAGCTTATCCAATGGCagtatttttatgatttcatcCGAAGTTATTTTACTTTAGTGAGCTCAAGTTGGCAAGCAGTTCATGGTCAGTGGATCGGGGTTCAAGTATTCGCAGAACACTGGTCATAACAGCGATCCAGCTTCACGCTTCTGCGGGATTCAATGAGTCTGTgatttttaggttttcatcCAACTCACGTTTTTCACATGAACGATCGCCAATACGCTGTCAATTGCCatatcacagacttgaaccaagtttagCATCAGCTCTCCATGTTTGTCAGTGCGTGCATTTTACGTTATTTCTTATGAAATAAAAACCACGTTACTAGGTTTTTGGAGTGATCGTGTTAAAAACACCTACTAGATGTTGTTTAAAAAGTAATGAACGTTCTTTGCCTATAATAATCTACAGATCCACAGTTCAAGACCAGACTGGCACGGGATAACTTGATGAAAATATCCGACTATGAGGATGCGATGAGAAAAATCAAAGATGCGCACTCCATATCTCAATTTGAAGTAAGCGTCACGATACAAATTGAGTATTTAACAATCAAGCTTTGGAAGAAAATTAATGTACACGTCTGTCGTGGTTGTGGAGGCCAATCCGGGTCAGTTCACCTTAaacccttatatatatatatatatatatatatatatatatatatatatatatatatatatatatatatatatatatatatatatatatatatatatatatatatatatatccgtcCTATAGTACATGATGGAGATATACCAGACTATAACTGGTGTCAGAAAGGGTCAAATCTCATTTAGAACCAAATAAGTGAAAAGAAGCTGTCTCTTGAAATGTTGTCGGTAACTTCAGTGACGAGTGAGAAAACAGGAGGGACATAACGTGCAGGAAGTAGTTATCGTCAGTTGTTTGGGATTCCTTTGCAAAATATTCCCTTCCCACTGTTAATTCCCGTTGCAACGGTGCTTCCCGTTAAACGCACACCCCAACCAACCCATCTGACACTCCCGAGTGGTCGAAGTATCCATCCGATGGTAGTTTGTGGTTTCTGtggaagaaaaaattaaatattcacGACAAAAATCCCGCCCTGCTTATCCAACTTTACCGTTCATCTGTTCGCATCAAAACATTCGGAGTAAACACTACATTCCCTAAAGCCAATAATGGTTCGTTCAAATATCCCGCATCTTTAACCGCAGATGCCTTAAAAAGCTAATCAGccgttttttaaaattttgctgaATTCTTATGGTTTGCAGAACCCCCAACTGGATGGCTAGATTCCAAACTACTCTATACAGTGGCCACACTTTCAACATCTGCAACATGATAACAATTATAAACTCGAAAGTGTAACCGTTATGTGTAGGGTTCAGATAGATTTGATTTGTGGTGTTATGGTAACATTAGTTAGAGTATAAAGAATTAGCGGAACGTTGGTACAGGTACGCAGGCAGGAAGCACAGCCTAACTGTAGTACAGTGTTCGATAGGGCGGTTATGGTGAGGGACAGACActatttctttctcttctttataCAGGATATCCTAAAGCgtgtggtagaccagaaaatgACCAGCGAACACTTGAATGAACAAACGACTCTATTGGAGACTCAGTTACGCTCTCTGAAGAAAGAGAAGATTAGTCTACACAGACAATACGAGACAATGAAGTACACGGGAGATAAAAAAGCCTCATTGTAAGTTATATGGTGGCATTGCTTTTTCACTCGTCAATTAAATATCGCCACAAATACAGAGCTGCTTAATGATTCAAGCGAAGATTTTGGTGTACCGTAACGCCGGTGAGATCCAAAACTTAAGCTCTCGTATTTGAATAGATGGTGACATCTGCAAAGCTCTACAAGCTAAGATCCGGCTCTATGGCCTTGTGCGCATGCGAAGCATCATAGCCTCGTACTATCgctacaaattttaaaatacttaGGTGGGGGAGTGACATGTAGACTTCACGTTTTTGAGATTTTACTCCAAAACATACGTCAAAATAGGCTCAGTACATCACTGCACCTGGTAATTTAGACATAGGACTGATAGGAGAGCATCTGTGGCGTTTTCGTTTGGTCTGTATACTTGCATCTGTAAAATATTGGGAATAACCCTTCGCCGGTCATCGGTGATTATTCAGTCATGTACATGTCAGTCTTTCTTGAAGGGACTGTGGTTATGTATACATGCTATACATGTAGCTTCTTGATCCCTTCCAAGCTGATAAAGTTACGGCGTGGGATAAAAATTAGTcctggtggagggactgtgacacgTCTGCACTCCTTCAAACACAAAAGAGCCCCGGTCATTCCTGTACaggcaaattttggtaaaaaaaactaCCAAACGTACCAAAAAGACGGAGTATACACGGCAAGAGTCAGAGTCTGAGTGTACACATTAATTGAATCACCGTTTTTTCTATAAAAAGTTGAAGCATTAGGCGTTTACCGTTGAGAAATTCAGTTGATACCACAGTTTCTTTATTGTTGAACAGCGGTCAGTCTCTGGTGGACAAAATGGCAGATCACCTTGAAGAAGAACGTAAGCGCCACGCAGAGATGAGCGAAGCTTTCGTTAAGACGGAAAAGATCCAGGTGGATGCTGTGACAGGAATTGAATCCCTATACGAAAAGACAAAGGAGGTCAGATTGAAACCGGTGAGCAAGTCAATTATGTTTTTGTTGTCAGTAAAATCCTGAATagctgatattttcattatttttattcaacaaaagttgaaataCAAAACCTTAGCCTTGCTATCACGACGCAATACGTTCaacatgcaatgttattgttgacaaatgaattaggGTCCGCACTAGAATTCAGTGATCAACAGCAATATTTAACAGTTCACGCAGGCTATCTCACTAGTTAAACACGGCACATTTCGGCGTGATTTGGGGAGCAGAAGAGGAAAGAGCATTTTCAAAACTAGGGCATTAAAAGTAGAACAGGTGGTTACCAGTCAATTGATTTACATGTGCGATACAATGCCTCAGTCATATAATAATTGTATCGGTGCCTTGCCAAGGAATACTTACACTCCTTGGATGTACGtttctttcagttttcaaaatcgATTTTGTTTATCCTCAACACGGCATTTCTCTAAGTTGTATCAAAAGTGAAACGTTTAGCTTAAAGCGTTCCATTAGCTCTAACTCCGATCTATTTTCCAGTATTGTTGCTTCGTTAAGTTCGGCAAATTTCGTCGTTTTGGCATTATATTTTTCAAGCCAATGGCTGTAGCCTACAGCGTGAATGATGGGCATGAACATACACGATAGAGTTGACAACTGCTAAATTTGAAAGCGATAAATCAAAATGAGCACTTGCATAGGAAATTTCAAGTTAGACACAATTAAAACAGCTTACAACCTTAACTTTCAGCCAAGCCGAAGTTTTCTTCCCGAGGGTGATGTGATGGATAAACTTGGACTCATTGAAGCAAAACTGACGCACATCCTTGATCTCTTGGAACTAAAGGACAAGCACGCAGTTAAGAAAGTTTTGGCGGGCCAAGAGGTAGGCTGACTTCAAATTTCGTAGCATCAACGTCCATGACTTGTAGGTAAAATGAGAACCATAGCGATGGCTGTCGGTCAGCAGTTTGTCAGTGCAAAGCCAATGAGGGTATTTTGCTCCGAACGAAGACAAAAGTCACATCACCTGAGGCTAGTTATTGAAGCCATGCACAATGCAATTACACATCACTTATTTATCACTtttccgatcgagaatttaccAAATTATTTAGAGATGTGTGTGCAAGCACCAGGGAAGCAAGTCTGTGACTAGAGCTGTCGGCCTAATCTGATGTCGAAAACAGTTTCAACGGTGTCTCAAGAGTGTCGAAGAAGACATACTGTCATATTTTATCGAAGTGCAATTGTACATTTGTTATCATTGtgcttttaaatttgcatttccAGTTCCAAGATTTCATTGAGAGCTCCTTGCCACCGGAAAATGTGCGAATCTGTATCGAGGAAGAGGATGACTATGTAACGAGTAAGTTGGACGACATTATTACCAACCATTCACAACTATTACTGTGACAACTGCTGATCATCATTCTTGGTACAAAACCAAAAAATCAACCATTTGTCGAACTTTTGCCATTGATAAATTTTACTCGTATCATCATCACACCAACACCGAGTGGATATTTGCGTCATTGACGCGCCGCTACGGCACATTACCACTCTCTGATGATCACCCCCACACGTCACCATAGTAACCAAATCTATCGCCATTGTACAACCATGAACGGGGTAACATACAGCAAGAatagttttgattttttgacagttttcacCGCTGGTTCAGTATCACAAAACAGGGGATTTTTCTGTATATGTTTCTGATTAAATTCcgttttaaaaacaaatttataacTACGCTTACTTTTTTAACCAGATGAATTGGATTACGACAGCCAAGATAACGAAGAAACTCTCACTCGGCAGGATATTAAAAATAGGGGACAACATATTCTTGAAAAGAAAACACGGAAACGTGGAAGGAAGAGGAAAAATTGAACAACGGTCGTCCAATGAGTGACATACACGCATCTCAATTTAATCATTTTCGCTACCAAAATTGTGTGTAGGATTATCCTATAAGGCCAGggatttgggaaaaaaaataaaaataaaatctgtctATATCAAATGAATAAAACTGAATT contains the following coding sequences:
- the LOC139114566 gene encoding outer dynein arm-docking complex subunit 3-like, with amino-acid sequence MPGSNLMTPGWTLSDHIEEFRSKIALKDRDHRAYLESSQIAKKRNEEHILHLRKQCKEKRIELANSNNGDETVIQTVFENRQRERLSLQRNTAEQAIAAIDQKFCEKAKLLNLMTYQSEQKEKRLEELQAMYKRNKKLESQSKATDENDSQQRIRKLENRLDKAKIKISTAMKIQVNYRDILSRLAEESHIFPGHVRSLESALEEQKTELEELREINADAQAGRELTKANLTKLEHEVVAARRQRDKSLNAKKKQAEKQKDAAERSEKRQLRATLQTADDFSNDPQFKTRLARDNLMKISDYEDAMRKIKDAHSISQFEDILKRVVDQKMTSEHLNEQTTLLETQLRSLKKEKISLHRQYETMKYTGDKKASFGQSLVDKMADHLEEERKRHAEMSEAFVKTEKIQVDAVTGIESLYEKTKEVRLKPPSRSFLPEGDVMDKLGLIEAKLTHILDLLELKDKHAVKKVLAGQEFQDFIESSLPPENVRICIEEEDDYVTNELDYDSQDNEETLTRQDIKNRGQHILEKKTRKRGRKRKN